Proteins encoded within one genomic window of Argiope bruennichi chromosome 7, qqArgBrue1.1, whole genome shotgun sequence:
- the LOC129975478 gene encoding uncharacterized protein LOC129975478, translating into MPNTENESVNAGAPIESQLSHLSVKIPLLWRKNITLWFIQVESNFALAKITNDLTKYNYLIASVDPETLSAVPDILLSPSDTNKYDALKAGLITEFSASENEQIRRLLSEPHLGADKPSQ; encoded by the coding sequence ATGCCTAATACAGAAAACGAAAGTGTCAATGCTGGCGCTCCGATAGAATCGCAGTTGTCCCATCTTTCGGTGAAAATACCGCTGCTGTGGAGGAAGAATATAACATTATGGTTCATCCAAGTAGAAAGCAATTTCGCTCTAGCAAAAATAACTAATGACcttacaaaatacaattatttgattGCGTCTGTTGATCCGGAAACTTTATCTGCGGTACCTGATATTTTACTCTCACCCTCCGACACCAATAAATATGATGCGTTAAAGGCTGGACTTATAACAGAATTTTCCGCTTCGGAAAATGAACAGATCCGTCGACTGCTTTCTGAACCACATTTAGGCGCCGATAAACCATCGCAGTAA